The sequence below is a genomic window from Macadamia integrifolia cultivar HAES 741 chromosome 1, SCU_Mint_v3, whole genome shotgun sequence.
ataaagaaaatattacaaattttgttacctttttttttcctccttctcttggctaccaaacacaacctaaaatTCTATTGGGATCGCGTGATTTTTTGACCGTTGCGACAAAATCTCATTTGAGACAATTTGGTAGGTCGAGAAAATAGCAATGGCGTGTTTTAGGAAACTAAGATTATGAAACTGCAGTGGACAATGAGGTTTATGGTAACGGAAGTGAAGCGAGTTCTAcccaagaaaaaacaaaatgataAAGGGAAGAGAGGAGGCAAGAGGGTCCTAGGGTGGAAAGgaatagaataattcacttaTCCTAAgattcacaaataccctcctaagTTATAGTATTTCCAAAATAccattttaaattatatttatttgGCTGCCACAAGGGTTAAGTGCAATCGGGCAACAACTAAATTAAGTTCAAAGGAGAAAGGTGGCTTTGTTTGCCTTTTCATGaatcaaaataattttaaatcagTACCTAAATCAATATATCCCTCATCCTAATAATATCTCGGGATTTACAATGATAACTTGATATATCTATTTATACCACCATTAGCTAAAATATGTCTATGATTAACTAATTACCGGGCTTGGGGCCATACCCAATGGAAAAAAGATGTTATCCAAACGGATTGCAAGTAATTTTGATCTTTATGATTAGCCGTTTCTCAAGTCCTTAGTTGCTCATGAATATAAGAAGGCTTGGATTGATCTCTTTGAGAGAAGTTGGACTTCTCTTTCGTGTATCTAAACCCCGGTGGAAAAGTTGGACAGGTGTTAGGTGTTAGATCCTCACGTATAGGTACCGTGCAGGGATCTAAATTCCCTAACAACACGATCAAGTGATCAGCTGAGCCGAGCTTTCTCAGACACAGAAACGGCTACGAATGGGTGACCCAAGCGCAGTGCCAGAACCGACGAAGCCCGTAGATCTAGATAGGGTCGTCTGCTGCATAGGGGACGTCCATGGCTACCTCTCCAAGCTCCAGAGGCTCTGGTCCAATCTCGAAAAACTTATAGACCCATCTGTCTTCTACACCGCCCTCATAATCTTCTTGGGCGATTACTGCGACCGAGGCCCCGATACTCGAAAAGTCCTCGACTTCTTGATCTCTCTCCCTTCCATATATCCTAATCAAACTCATGTCTTCCTTTGCGGAAACCATGACTTCGCCTTCGCAGGTTTCGTTGGGGCCCTCCCTCCACCGCCCGATGGATCGGCTTTCTCCGAGACATGGAAGGAATTCGAGCCAAATGAGGCCAGGGAGGGCTGGTATAAGGGAGATGGGTATGAGAACATGCATCTTCAGGGGAGGCGTTGGGCTGGCTCCATTATAGAAAGGTTTAATGCTGCCAAAGGGACGGAATACAAGGGTTCGATCTACGACGCTGGACCTACTTTCGAATCATATGGTGTTCCTCATGGTTCTGCAGGTATAGTAATTCAAAGTTTAATCAGGCTTTATTTCTGCCatttgtgtgtgtatgtgtgaaAGCATTGATTGATTTGTATATACAGATTTGGTTAAAGCAGTCCCCGATGAACACAAGAAATTCCTCGCTGATTTGGTCTGGATCCATGAGGAGGTTAAACGCCAACACCTTTCCCCTTTTTcacatctttcttttttttttgggagctaATACATGTTTGTTACCAATTGGTAATTTACAGGACGACGTCTGCATAGATACTCCTGAAGGAAGAAAACACTGTAAATTGATAGCAGTCCATGCAGGtttggagaaaaagaaaggggttGAAGATCAACTCAAACTTTTGAAATCCAGGGACACGCGGGTGCCTAAAGTGGAGGCTCTTAGTGGGAGGAAAAGTGTTTGGGAAATCCCGGAGGTGGTAGCTGATCTTTTATTACTGTCTTTAGCTTAATTTGAAGCCTTTGCAtatgtttgaactttgaaccaaaTTTAGGAGCATATTTTTCATTAATCTCTCACTCTCTGCAATTTTAGAAACCTGACTTAGTACAGAATGTGTGTTGGTTCAATATCTTGCAGGAGCTAACAAGAAATCCAACTATAGTAGTGAGCGGGCACCACGGGAAACTTAACATTGATGGTCTTAGGCTGATCATTGATGAAGGTGGAGGTTTCGAAGAGAAGCCAGTTGCTGCTATTGTGCTCCCTTCTGGGATGATCGTCCGTGATACTGATGAGACAGTGTGACAAAACTCACATCTCTGATTTTGGCCTCGTACATTAGACTAATTTactaattatttattattgtcaTTATGTTAGCAAACAATATCTGTTACCATGGAATATGTTCTTTATCAGCTGATGAATATATGCCAGTTGTGATGTGTTTATAGGGAAATCTTTACCAATATCTAAGGTTACAATAAGGCTTTGCTCCATTTGCTGCCCTATGCAGACATTAAGTCATCAAGCATACTGCCTCATAGACATTTAAGAGCCTTATTTTCACTAATTTGAATGCATTGCTTCTGGACTCAAATGCCTTTTATATTCTATTGAGATATCCATGAAATTATCGGATTATTGAATCAATAAATCTTCTACTGAGCAATGTGCATTGGCTTTTATTGTTGCTTGCAAGTATCATTTCTGATTTGTTTTAAagaaatttctcttttcttttatattggtAATccttatttaaaaaagaaaaaaagaaaaaaagaaaaaaagaaaaaaaaggaaaaaaagaaaaaagaaaaaaaaaagtgcatatCATACTTATATTGAGATCATCAATCCATCTCCAATATTCCTCTTGGAGAAGGCATATCCTTACTTCCTTACACTCCCATGGACCACATCAAGTTAAAAGGATATACAGCATAACAGGTTTATAATTTATACTTGGTAGGTAATACAGCATAAcaggttttaaaatttatactCGATACTGTATGCTGTCTCTCTGCATATTCAGATTGCTGCATCAAATTTTACCTTTTTAAGCACAGGAGGAGATGCGCACCTGTTGCTTCTCTGACAAGTGGTTGTGCAGTAGGATTGTGAGATAACACTACCCTGCTTTATTTCGCAATCTGTGATTCTGTCCTTCTGCACCATATAGCACTGCTGTTAGAGATGTCCCCAATCACGAAGACATTCCGTCTGGTCAGATTTGGCAAGCTCTTCTTCCATTCCATTGCCCTAGCAAGGCCTCTTGTTGAATGAGATGCTCATCACCGAGGCTGTGGAGCAGATCTCTCTGATAAAAGGTTACCTCTGATGTTAGTAATGAATCCAACCATATGATTTCTAGTAACATCATATTGATTTAATGTTCTTAGAGAGTACTTTTCACATCGTGCACTGTCTTAGTATGTTGGCTTTTCTTGAACGGATAAGAATATTTTTACCATTAATTCTCTGTGAATCTGATTAAtaagattgaattttttaaggttggtaatacctttttttttttttgggtaaggtaATACATGTTTTCAGCATATATAATTCATATGATCTGTGTATTCTGATTTTAGCGTACAACTATTTACTATAATATTTTGGGGAAAATTTAGTAATTTTTCTGCATGTATCCCAACTGGTTTCATGATCATTCAACTTTGAGGATTGAATGGTAGTATACTGGTTTTCACTAGGTGGTATTGGGTATACCTTAATCTGAAATTCTTTTTGGGATAGCCTTTTGGAGTCACTCATGGTTCCTATTATGGATTAGACTATGTTTCCACTCTAAAAGGGTTTTCCTTGTGAAGCTTTTATATCTACTGGTATCGAATATGGTCTGTTTATCATTCAAATCTTATTATTCTCAGATATAGGAGGTAGCTCGATGCCACACTGTTCCAAGTCCTAATATGTTGCCTAATTTATCTAATTTTCCTTGATCTTTTCTTATATTAATCCAGTTTGTTCAATAGTagttttcttaccaaaaaaaaaatctagtttgTGCAACATAATCTTAAGCCTGACCTTGGATTTGCCCTTATAAATCACTTTTTGTTAGACATCAAAATGAGAATTTTAATGTGGGTGATGTCTAATTTCTCTTGGTTTCTAATTTGTCATTTGTCTTGTATGTCAACTCCATCAAAACTTTATATTGTAGTCATCATATGACACTTTTTCCTGTAgctatcaaaataaaaacttctTTGTGGCAGATTTTCCCGTCGCGCCAATGTTGTGGATTCTAGGTTCTGGTTCCGGAAAGAATATGTTCTTAATTTGTTCTCCCTCTACGTCGAGTTCTCTCTCGAAGGACTCATGGATCTGCGATTCAAACAGGGGACCAAAATTCTTTCTTTAACATGAAAAAGAAGGCtttatttggttgcaagggaaattctCTGTGAATTTGATTAATAAGATTGAATTTCTTAAGGTTGGTCATACATGTTTTCAGCATATATAATTCATATGATCTGTGTATTTTGATTTTAGCATACAATTATAATATTTTGGGGAAAATTCAGTAAATGATTGCTTGGTTTTTCTGCATGTATCCCAACTGATTTCATTGTTATTCAACTTTGAGGATTGATTGGTAGTATACTGGTTTTCACTATGTGGTATCGGGTATCAAATCCCGTCAAATTTCATAACCTTATTCTTGTGA
It includes:
- the LOC122080994 gene encoding tyrosine-protein phosphatase RLPH2-like; the encoded protein is MGDPSAVPEPTKPVDLDRVVCCIGDVHGYLSKLQRLWSNLEKLIDPSVFYTALIIFLGDYCDRGPDTRKVLDFLISLPSIYPNQTHVFLCGNHDFAFAGFVGALPPPPDGSAFSETWKEFEPNEAREGWYKGDGYENMHLQGRRWAGSIIERFNAAKGTEYKGSIYDAGPTFESYGVPHGSADLVKAVPDEHKKFLADLVWIHEEDDVCIDTPEGRKHCKLIAVHAGLEKKKGVEDQLKLLKSRDTRVPKVEALSGRKSVWEIPEELTRNPTIVVSGHHGKLNIDGLRLIIDEGGGFEEKPVAAIVLPSGMIVRDTDETV